The genomic window GCAACGATCACCTGCAGGAACATCGACTCCACACCAATCACCTCCACACCAAGATGATCAGGATCAAGCAACTGATGCTCAAAACCCTGCTGGTTGAGCCAGCGGCTTACAGGTCCCGGTTCCGGACCCGCCGGCACCGGGGGCGTGGAAGGGGTCTCGCTCATGACTCGTAGGTTGATGAAGACTGAGAAGCTGGGCTGACATCAATTTCAGGGGTGTTCAACTCCGCAGCCATTGGTAGCCCAGCACCAGGCTTCAAGGCAGCTTTCTGGGTATCAGCACTCAAGTAGGCCCCGGTGACAATTGGCTCAACTCGCTTCATATGATGGGGCACTGTGAAGTAGCGGTGGGTCTGGGCAATCTTGATCCGCTCAGCAACCGATTCATCACCCACTTTTTTGCGTAACTTGATCACCGCATCAAAAATTGCTTCAGGGCGAGGTGGGCACCCTGGGAGATAGAGATCTACGGGGATGAGCTTGTCTACTCCACGCACAGCGGTAGTGGAGTCAGCACTGAACATGCCACCAGTGATCGTGCATGCACCCATAGCAATCACGTATTTAGGCTCAGGCATCTGCTCATAAAGCCTTACCAGGGCTGGAGCCATCTTCATGGTCACCGTGCCCGCAACGATCAGGAGATCAGCCTGCCGCGGAGAGCTTCGGGGCACCAAGCCAAAACGGTCAAAATCAAACCTTGATCCAATCAGAGCCGCGAACTCGATAAAGCAACACGCGGTGCCATACAGCAACGGCCAGAGACTGCTAAGCCGAGCCCAATTGTGAAGATCGTCCAGGCTTGTGAGAATGATGTTCTCACTCAAGTCACTGGTCACACTGGGAGCGCCTACGGGGCCACAACTCGCTGCACGCAAGTCACGTACGGCATCGATGGAGGGGGTCACTGACATGAAATCAACTCCACTCGAGGGCACCCTTGCGCCAGGCATAAGCCAGTGCAACAAGAAGGATGGCAATAAAAATAAGGGCTTCGATGAAAGCCAATAGACCTAAGCGATGAAATGCCACAGCCCAGGGATAAAGGAAAACGGTTTCCACATCAAAGATGACGAAAACTAAAGCGAACATGTAGTAGCGAATGTTGAACTGAATCCAGGCACCACCAATGGGCTCCATCCCTGATTCATAGGTCAGCTCCCGCTCGCCGGTGCGACTGCGAGGCGCCAAAAGCTTGTTGGTGACAAGCGCCAAGATCGGTACTGCTGCTGAGATCAGCAGAAAGCCGAGAAAAG from Prochlorococcus marinus str. MIT 9313 includes these protein-coding regions:
- a CDS encoding NADH dehydrogenase subunit K gives rise to the protein MSVTPSIDAVRDLRAASCGPVGAPSVTSDLSENIILTSLDDLHNWARLSSLWPLLYGTACCFIEFAALIGSRFDFDRFGLVPRSSPRQADLLIVAGTVTMKMAPALVRLYEQMPEPKYVIAMGACTITGGMFSADSTTAVRGVDKLIPVDLYLPGCPPRPEAIFDAVIKLRKKVGDESVAERIKIAQTHRYFTVPHHMKRVEPIVTGAYLSADTQKAALKPGAGLPMAAELNTPEIDVSPASQSSSTYES
- a CDS encoding NAD(P)H-quinone oxidoreductase subunit 3, producing MFALPGYDAFLGFLLISAAVPILALVTNKLLAPRSRTGERELTYESGMEPIGGAWIQFNIRYYMFALVFVIFDVETVFLYPWAVAFHRLGLLAFIEALIFIAILLVALAYAWRKGALEWS